A portion of the Pectobacterium brasiliense genome contains these proteins:
- a CDS encoding PTS sugar transporter subunit IIA has product MDINKILNANRVKLNMSATNKDEAINELTDLLYADGAITNKQDFIHDVWLREAEGSTGFENHIAIPHGKSSAVKQTTLAIGRTRQDIPWETLDGSQVRCIILFAVRLEDQNTTHIRLLSQVASALADDEVIAQLLDESDPHKIIRLFSQYAETAPVTPT; this is encoded by the coding sequence ATGGATATCAATAAAATACTGAATGCCAATCGCGTGAAGTTAAACATGTCCGCGACCAATAAAGATGAAGCCATTAATGAATTAACCGATCTGTTGTATGCCGATGGCGCTATTACCAATAAACAGGATTTTATTCACGATGTCTGGTTACGTGAAGCCGAAGGCTCAACCGGTTTTGAAAACCATATTGCGATCCCTCATGGGAAATCCTCCGCCGTCAAACAAACCACGCTCGCGATTGGCCGCACCCGTCAGGATATTCCCTGGGAGACGCTGGACGGTAGCCAGGTTCGCTGCATCATTCTTTTTGCCGTGCGTCTGGAAGATCAGAACACGACACACATTCGCCTGCTGTCTCAGGTTGCCAGTGCACTGGCCGATGATGAGGTGATTGCTCAACTGCTGGACGAATCCGATCCCCATAAAATTATTCGGCTGTTTAGTCAGTACGCAGAAACAGCGCCCGTCACTCCGACATAA
- a CDS encoding PTS fructose transporter subunit IIC produces MNTRKITVGQEIKRHLLTGISWMIPLIVAAGICIALGQVIGGPDVGKQTGSIAWMLNQIGGWGMGLIVPLISAAIAYSIADRPGFAPGLIVGFICGQIQTGFIGGILGGFLVGYTVLLLRRYIKLPTSMQGLMPVMILPLLSTIIAGLLMMTFIGQPIVWLQKALIHLLESMQGGSKFLMGAILGAMATFDFGGPVNKTMSLFADGMLVDGIYGPEAVKFVGSMIPPFGITLSFLLTRYKYTRAEKEALKAAFPMGICMITEGVIPIAARDLFRVVASCVVASAIAGGLIMVWGVEAPVPHGGMFVVPLFTKPLMFCLALGIGTVICGVMLSLIKKRVTQADEEFDDVDDSSVRDEDIKFTLE; encoded by the coding sequence ATGAACACCAGAAAAATCACCGTTGGACAGGAAATAAAACGGCATCTCCTTACCGGTATTTCCTGGATGATCCCGCTCATTGTCGCCGCCGGGATCTGTATTGCCCTCGGTCAGGTGATCGGCGGCCCGGATGTCGGCAAGCAAACCGGCAGCATCGCGTGGATGCTCAACCAGATCGGCGGCTGGGGCATGGGGCTGATTGTACCGCTGATCAGCGCCGCTATCGCTTACTCCATTGCCGATCGTCCCGGCTTCGCTCCCGGCCTGATTGTCGGCTTTATCTGCGGTCAGATTCAAACCGGGTTTATCGGCGGGATTCTCGGCGGCTTCTTAGTCGGCTATACCGTGCTGCTGCTGCGTCGCTACATCAAGCTGCCCACCTCGATGCAGGGACTGATGCCTGTCATGATCCTGCCGCTGCTCAGCACCATTATCGCCGGGCTGCTGATGATGACGTTTATCGGCCAGCCCATCGTCTGGCTGCAAAAAGCGCTGATTCATCTGCTGGAATCCATGCAGGGCGGCTCGAAATTCCTGATGGGGGCGATTTTGGGGGCGATGGCAACCTTCGATTTCGGCGGACCGGTGAACAAGACGATGTCGCTCTTCGCGGACGGCATGCTGGTCGATGGCATCTACGGACCGGAAGCCGTCAAATTTGTCGGCTCAATGATTCCGCCTTTCGGCATCACGCTGTCCTTCCTGCTGACCCGCTACAAATACACCCGCGCTGAAAAAGAGGCGCTAAAAGCCGCCTTCCCGATGGGGATCTGCATGATTACCGAAGGGGTGATCCCGATTGCCGCACGCGACTTGTTCAGGGTGGTTGCCAGCTGCGTCGTCGCCTCGGCCATTGCGGGCGGACTCATCATGGTCTGGGGCGTGGAGGCGCCCGTGCCACACGGCGGCATGTTTGTGGTTCCGCTGTTTACCAAGCCGCTGATGTTCTGTCTGGCGCTCGGTATCGGCACGGTCATCTGCGGCGTGATGCTGTCGCTGATTAAGAAACGCGTCACGCAGGCAGATGAAGAGTTCGACGACGTTGACGACAGCAGCGTTCGTGACGAAGACATTAAATTCACTCTCGAATAA
- a CDS encoding PTS fructose transporter subunit IIB, producing the protein MNIVCVAACTAGIAHTYIAREKLIKGANALNYAIKVETQGTIGTENELTPEEIAAADVVILAIDIKITGEERFKGKPVVRVKTEVVIKSPIKFLEKVASSLAGA; encoded by the coding sequence ATGAATATTGTTTGTGTTGCCGCCTGCACGGCAGGCATTGCGCATACCTATATCGCACGCGAGAAACTCATTAAGGGTGCGAACGCCTTAAATTACGCCATTAAAGTGGAAACCCAAGGCACCATTGGTACGGAGAATGAATTAACGCCCGAGGAGATAGCCGCAGCCGATGTCGTTATTTTGGCTATCGATATCAAAATAACAGGCGAAGAGCGATTTAAGGGTAAACCCGTCGTTCGAGTAAAAACGGAGGTCGTTATTAAATCTCCAATTAAATTTCTGGAAAAAGTCGCTAGTTCTTTAGCGGGTGCCTGA
- a CDS encoding class II fructose-bisphosphate aldolase, which translates to MYAAMKTLIDDAYQQQYAVLAINCFNLETARAAIAAAEQQRAPLILNVYQGHSTHFPPHLAVPLVNALAEQATVPVALSLDHGTAFSLIGQAFRAGFTGLMIDASSHPLAENILRTKQVVTIAATAGVCVEGELGHIADAPVYDQEDAAVKMTQVEDVIPFIRQTGIDLLAVSVGTAHGIYPPGVTPRIDFERLEALHRESTVPLALHGGSGTKADDIRRVSRHGVAKINVGAAVFEAGKTVLQRALHQHPATELSDLLATMESACRDVVADYLSWSGSANQA; encoded by the coding sequence ATGTATGCCGCAATGAAAACCCTCATTGATGACGCGTATCAACAGCAGTATGCCGTGCTCGCCATCAACTGTTTCAATCTGGAGACCGCACGTGCGGCCATAGCCGCCGCCGAGCAACAGCGTGCGCCGCTGATTCTTAATGTGTATCAGGGCCACAGCACGCACTTTCCGCCGCACCTCGCGGTGCCGCTAGTCAACGCGCTGGCCGAGCAGGCCACCGTTCCAGTGGCGCTCAGTCTGGATCACGGCACAGCTTTCAGCCTGATTGGGCAGGCGTTCCGCGCCGGCTTTACCGGACTGATGATCGATGCCTCCAGCCATCCGCTGGCGGAAAACATCCTGCGCACAAAGCAGGTAGTCACCATCGCGGCGACCGCAGGCGTCTGTGTGGAAGGCGAGCTTGGGCATATCGCCGATGCGCCCGTCTACGACCAAGAGGATGCCGCAGTGAAAATGACACAGGTGGAAGACGTCATTCCCTTTATCCGGCAAACCGGTATCGACCTGCTTGCCGTGTCGGTCGGCACCGCCCATGGCATTTATCCACCGGGGGTGACGCCACGGATTGATTTTGAGCGTCTCGAAGCCCTGCATCGGGAATCGACCGTGCCGCTAGCGCTGCACGGCGGTAGCGGCACCAAGGCCGACGATATTCGCCGCGTCAGCCGTCACGGTGTCGCCAAAATCAACGTTGGCGCAGCCGTTTTTGAAGCAGGAAAAACCGTGTTGCAGCGGGCGCTGCATCAGCACCCAGCGACAGAGCTGTCCGACCTGCTGGCGACGATGGAATCCGCCTGCCGCGATGTGGTCGCCGATTATCTCAGTTGGTCCGGTTCCGCCAACCAAGCCTGA
- a CDS encoding BglG family transcription antiterminator, which translates to MMQPLTSRQNRLLKYLLQHQGYVTVKDIAHYLDVSEKTVYRDMQFVEAFLSVWNIYPDKKVGAGIMLTTDDDRHLALLEQQIVVDDGDTDALINNARRVKIASQLLSDTPHETSISKLSERYFISSASIVNDLKIIESWLHPLGLALVRSQSGTHIEGSENQVRQAMASLINDVMHHKEPGPLSHSRLDPGSYKALINYFGEEDVSFVESLLQGMEGQLSYPLGEPYYINIFTHTLIMMHRIAQGKALMMAEESVHQQVDNRIFSVAQNMVSQIEQRVESTLPSDEVWFIYQYIISSGIVMEERENNQLLRYQFSNGESRRITRALTQIFSDLINIDLRTDKLLHEGLLIHIKPLLNRMKYQIHIRNPLLDDIKSEFVDIYEMTQQAMSEVCQRFQLKPVAEDEVGYLTIHFQAALERQIAHKRILVVCSSGVGTSHLLKNRILRAFPDWIIVGVISASNMQTFCQQEEIELIISTIHLEEQHIPVVYVSAFFNDDDIKRVTEKVITNQLHQAVPH; encoded by the coding sequence ATGATGCAGCCACTCACCTCTCGCCAGAACCGTTTATTGAAATATCTGTTACAACACCAGGGATATGTAACGGTTAAAGATATTGCACATTACCTGGATGTGTCGGAAAAAACTGTCTATCGTGATATGCAATTTGTTGAAGCCTTCCTTTCTGTCTGGAATATTTATCCAGACAAAAAGGTCGGTGCGGGAATCATGTTAACCACGGATGACGACAGACACCTCGCGTTGCTGGAACAGCAAATTGTCGTGGACGACGGGGACACCGATGCCCTCATCAACAATGCTCGCCGCGTCAAAATTGCCTCGCAGCTGTTAAGCGATACGCCTCATGAAACGTCCATCAGCAAGCTGTCAGAACGCTATTTTATCAGCAGCGCCTCTATCGTTAACGATCTGAAAATCATCGAAAGCTGGCTACATCCACTGGGGCTGGCGCTGGTGCGCAGTCAGAGCGGCACACACATTGAAGGCAGTGAAAATCAGGTGCGTCAGGCGATGGCCTCGCTCATTAATGACGTAATGCACCATAAAGAACCCGGCCCGCTTAGCCATTCTCGTCTCGACCCCGGCAGCTATAAGGCGCTGATTAATTATTTCGGTGAAGAAGACGTGTCCTTCGTCGAATCGCTGTTACAAGGCATGGAGGGGCAGCTTTCTTATCCGCTCGGCGAGCCTTATTACATCAACATTTTCACGCATACTTTAATTATGATGCACCGGATTGCGCAGGGGAAAGCGTTAATGATGGCGGAAGAATCCGTTCATCAGCAGGTTGATAATCGCATCTTCTCTGTCGCTCAAAATATGGTGAGCCAAATAGAGCAGCGAGTCGAGAGCACGCTGCCTTCGGATGAAGTCTGGTTCATTTATCAATATATTATTTCTTCGGGCATTGTGATGGAGGAGCGGGAAAATAACCAACTGCTGCGTTATCAATTCTCTAACGGTGAATCACGCAGAATAACGCGCGCCTTGACACAGATATTTTCTGATTTAATCAATATCGACCTGCGCACGGATAAGTTATTACATGAAGGATTGCTTATTCACATTAAGCCGTTGCTGAACCGTATGAAATACCAAATACATATTCGCAACCCGTTATTAGACGATATCAAAAGCGAATTTGTCGATATTTATGAAATGACTCAGCAAGCCATGAGTGAAGTCTGTCAGCGGTTTCAATTAAAACCGGTCGCTGAGGATGAAGTCGGCTATTTGACCATTCATTTTCAAGCCGCATTGGAACGCCAAATTGCGCATAAACGTATTCTGGTGGTGTGTTCCAGCGGTGTCGGAACGTCGCATCTATTGAAAAACCGTATTCTGCGCGCGTTTCCTGACTGGATTATTGTTGGCGTGATCTCGGCCAGCAATATGCAAACGTTTTGCCAGCAGGAAGAAATTGAGCTGATTATTTCCACGATTCATCTGGAAGAACAACACATTCCTGTCGTCTATGTTTCTGCCTTTTTTAACGACGATGACATTAAGCGCGTGACCGAAAAAGTTATCACTAATCAGCTGCATCAGGCCGTCCCTCACTGA
- a CDS encoding ketose-bisphosphate aldolase: MLISMTDILKPTREHRFAIGAFNVADSCFIRAVVEEAEATNTPAIISIHPSELEFVTDEFFAYVRERTLRSPVPFVIHLDHGASIAHVLRAIQCGFTSVMIDGSLLPYEENVALTTEVVKLAHAVGVSVEGELGTIGDTGTTIEGGVSKVIYTDPEQAEDFVNRTGVDTLAVAIGTAHGIYPKDLKPELQMHILRDISQRVSIPLVLHGGSANPDAEIAEAVTLGVGKINISSDMKFAYFQKAREILSRETWWDPNAIYPEPIKAAKEVIRYKMALFGSTGKADLY, translated from the coding sequence ATGTTGATTTCAATGACCGATATCCTTAAGCCCACGCGTGAACATCGCTTCGCTATCGGCGCCTTTAACGTGGCCGACAGCTGCTTTATCCGCGCCGTGGTGGAAGAAGCCGAAGCAACGAATACTCCAGCCATTATCTCTATCCACCCGAGCGAGCTGGAATTCGTGACCGATGAATTCTTCGCCTATGTGCGAGAAAGAACATTGCGTAGCCCGGTGCCGTTTGTCATCCACCTCGATCATGGCGCGTCGATCGCACACGTCCTGCGCGCTATTCAGTGCGGATTTACCTCCGTGATGATCGACGGTTCGCTGCTGCCTTATGAAGAAAACGTGGCGCTTACGACCGAAGTGGTGAAGCTGGCACATGCCGTTGGTGTTTCCGTGGAGGGGGAATTAGGGACGATTGGTGATACTGGCACCACGATAGAAGGCGGCGTTAGCAAAGTGATCTACACCGACCCCGAGCAGGCGGAAGATTTCGTCAACCGGACGGGCGTTGATACGTTAGCCGTCGCTATCGGCACCGCGCACGGTATCTATCCCAAAGACCTGAAGCCAGAGCTGCAAATGCATATCCTGCGGGATATCTCGCAGCGGGTCTCGATTCCGCTCGTCCTGCACGGTGGTTCCGCCAACCCAGACGCCGAAATTGCCGAAGCGGTAACGCTTGGCGTGGGCAAAATCAATATCTCCAGCGACATGAAATTCGCCTATTTCCAGAAAGCGCGGGAAATCCTCAGCCGTGAAACCTGGTGGGATCCGAATGCCATCTACCCAGAACCGATTAAGGCGGCAAAAGAGGTGATTCGCTACAAAATGGCGCTCTTCGGTTCGACAGGCAAAGCCGATTTATATTGA